In a single window of the Silvimonas iriomotensis genome:
- a CDS encoding SDR family oxidoreductase, whose product MTQRLAGKTAFISAAGQGMGRAAALAFAEEGAQVWATDINAEALATLDHPRIRTRALDVRNSAEVALAAADIGVIDVLFNCAGFVHNGSILQCSEDDWDFSVDLNLSSMFRVTRALLPAMLEHGGGSIINMASMASSLKGFPNRFVYGTTKAGVIGFTKAVAADFVKQGIRSNCICPGTVDTPSLRGRIASAADPVQAEKDFIARQPMGRLATVDDISPLLVYLASDESKFVTGAALSVDGGVTI is encoded by the coding sequence ATGACACAAAGACTTGCGGGCAAAACGGCGTTTATCAGCGCTGCAGGCCAGGGTATGGGGCGTGCTGCGGCGTTGGCGTTTGCTGAAGAAGGTGCTCAGGTGTGGGCGACCGATATCAATGCCGAGGCGCTGGCGACGCTGGATCATCCGCGCATCCGCACCCGTGCGCTGGATGTGCGTAACAGTGCCGAGGTGGCGCTGGCGGCGGCTGATATCGGTGTGATCGATGTGTTGTTCAACTGTGCGGGCTTTGTACACAACGGCAGCATTTTGCAATGCAGTGAGGACGACTGGGATTTCAGCGTTGATCTGAATCTGAGCAGCATGTTCCGGGTTACCCGCGCGTTATTGCCGGCCATGCTGGAACACGGTGGCGGGTCGATCATCAACATGGCGTCAATGGCGTCCAGCCTGAAAGGCTTTCCCAACCGCTTTGTATACGGCACCACCAAAGCGGGCGTGATCGGGTTTACCAAGGCGGTGGCGGCGGATTTTGTAAAACAGGGGATTCGCAGCAATTGCATCTGCCCGGGGACGGTCGACACCCCTTCCCTGCGCGGCCGCATTGCCAGCGCGGCAGACCCGGTGCAGGCAGAAAAAGACTTCATCGCCCGCCAGCCCATGGGGCGGCTGGCGACGGTCGACGATATCTCCCCCTTGCTGGTGTACCTGGCCAGCGATGAATCGAAGTTTGTCACGGGCGCGGCGCTGTCAGTCGATGGCGGCGTCACGATTTGA
- a CDS encoding FadR/GntR family transcriptional regulator, whose translation MTNRLPQIESRRLYRQIAELILRHIDSGQFPPGSLLPAERELAEQLGVSRASVREALIALEVEGRVSVKVGNGVTVLDKPAATATTPMADASQQNGWPDVGPLELLEARILVECETAALAARRATQPDIDILEAMLGDIADEHRRLHHIQPADRRFHMKIAEMSGNQALVHLIAQLWDQRASPVFARFEDHFVTQRLFEDTSQDHRRILDAIIQRDSTAARTAMRRHLSDVRKAFLRGLSGVPGQGTVDADD comes from the coding sequence ATGACGAACCGGCTGCCGCAGATTGAATCCAGACGGCTGTATCGGCAGATTGCGGAATTGATCCTGCGGCATATCGACAGCGGGCAGTTTCCGCCTGGCAGTTTGTTGCCGGCAGAGCGTGAACTGGCAGAACAACTGGGCGTGAGCCGTGCTTCGGTGCGGGAGGCGCTGATCGCGCTGGAAGTAGAAGGGCGGGTCTCGGTCAAGGTGGGCAACGGCGTCACGGTGCTGGACAAACCGGCTGCCACTGCCACCACGCCAATGGCTGACGCGTCGCAGCAAAACGGCTGGCCTGATGTCGGCCCGCTGGAGTTGCTGGAAGCACGCATTCTGGTCGAATGCGAAACCGCCGCGCTTGCCGCCCGGCGTGCGACGCAACCGGATATCGATATCCTGGAAGCCATGCTGGGCGACATTGCCGACGAACACCGGCGTTTGCACCACATCCAGCCCGCCGATCGTCGGTTTCACATGAAGATTGCCGAGATGAGCGGCAACCAGGCGTTGGTGCATCTGATCGCCCAGTTATGGGATCAGCGCGCCAGCCCGGTGTTTGCGCGCTTTGAAGATCACTTTGTCACGCAACGGCTGTTTGAAGACACCAGCCAGGATCACCGCCGCATTCTGGATGCCATCATCCAGCGCGACAGCACCGCTGCCCGCACCGCCATGCGCCGCCATTTAAGCGACGTGCGCAAGGCGTTCCTGCGTGGTTTGTCCGGCGTGCCGGGGCAAGGCACAGTAGATGCGGATGACTGA
- a CDS encoding DUF1800 domain-containing protein translates to MPLTRPLPLLALTIALISSPALAADAGATLSQPDLDWLQRVTWGVDAATVARFHQLGRSGFLDEQLHPQGDERLPAAVKQQIAALDITRQTPLNYEAQYRALNEQQKNAATDEDKQALQKARNDLGNNTINQAMQRHLLRALYSPDQLQERMTWFWLNHFSVFAGKNNLRTLIPDYEESAIRPHALGHFRDLLTATMQSPAMLVYLDNAQNAAGRINENYAREIMELHTMGVGSGYSQQDVQELARILTGLGVDYNTDNPRLKPELMPLLVRDGAFEFNPQRHDFGNKTFLGQSIAGKGFAEINQVAAILASQPATARFVSRRMATYFMAQTPPERVVDDMARTWQHSDGDLSAVLKALLTSKDFTASLGKQFKDPMAYTLSALRLAYDGRQIINLRPEINWLYGLGEPLYGRLTPDGYPLTAEAWSSSGQMVKRFEIARAIGSGNAGLFDLPDGTKGSGFPMLTNRLYYQVFDPYVSGNTRNALTQANSQQEWNMLLLSSPEFMYD, encoded by the coding sequence ATGCCGTTGACCCGCCCGCTACCCTTGCTGGCACTGACCATTGCGCTGATCAGCAGCCCGGCGCTGGCAGCCGATGCCGGCGCGACCCTGTCGCAGCCTGATCTGGACTGGCTGCAACGCGTCACCTGGGGCGTGGATGCCGCCACCGTTGCCCGGTTCCATCAACTGGGCCGTAGCGGTTTTCTGGATGAACAACTCCACCCGCAAGGCGATGAGCGCCTGCCCGCCGCAGTCAAACAACAGATTGCCGCACTGGATATCACCCGCCAGACTCCGCTGAACTACGAAGCACAGTATCGCGCGCTGAACGAGCAGCAAAAAAACGCGGCGACTGACGAAGACAAGCAAGCCTTGCAAAAAGCCCGCAACGATCTGGGCAACAACACCATCAACCAGGCCATGCAGCGCCATCTGCTGCGCGCGCTGTATTCGCCCGACCAGTTGCAAGAGCGCATGACGTGGTTCTGGCTGAACCATTTCAGTGTGTTTGCCGGCAAAAACAACCTGCGCACGCTGATACCGGATTACGAAGAATCCGCCATCCGCCCGCATGCGCTGGGGCATTTTCGCGACCTGTTGACCGCCACCATGCAAAGCCCGGCCATGCTGGTGTATCTGGATAACGCCCAGAACGCCGCCGGCCGCATCAACGAAAACTACGCGCGCGAGATCATGGAGCTGCACACCATGGGCGTGGGCAGCGGCTACAGCCAGCAAGACGTGCAGGAACTGGCGCGCATCCTGACCGGCCTTGGCGTGGACTACAACACCGACAACCCGCGCCTGAAGCCGGAATTGATGCCACTGCTGGTGCGCGACGGCGCGTTTGAGTTCAACCCGCAGCGGCATGATTTCGGCAACAAGACTTTTCTGGGCCAGAGCATTGCCGGCAAAGGCTTTGCCGAGATCAACCAGGTGGCCGCCATTCTGGCCAGCCAGCCGGCCACCGCCCGTTTTGTCAGCCGGCGCATGGCCACTTACTTCATGGCGCAAACCCCGCCAGAACGCGTGGTTGATGACATGGCCCGCACCTGGCAACACAGCGATGGCGATCTATCCGCCGTGCTCAAGGCGCTGCTGACCAGCAAGGATTTCACTGCCTCTTTGGGCAAGCAGTTCAAAGACCCCATGGCCTATACGCTCAGCGCCTTGCGGCTGGCCTATGACGGCCGCCAGATCATCAACCTGCGCCCGGAAATCAACTGGCTGTATGGCCTGGGCGAGCCCTTGTATGGCCGCCTTACGCCTGATGGCTATCCGCTCACGGCCGAGGCATGGTCCAGCTCTGGCCAGATGGTCAAACGCTTTGAAATTGCCCGCGCCATCGGCTCTGGCAACGCCGGTTTGTTTGACTTGCCTGACGGCACCAAGGGCAGCGGGTTTCCCATGCTGACCAACCGGTTGTACTACCAGGTCTTCGACCCCTATGTCAGCGGCAATACGCGCAACGCGCTGACCCAGGCCAACTCGCAGCAAGAATGGAACATGCTGCTGCTCTCGTCCCCGGAGTTCATGTATGACTGA
- a CDS encoding energy-coupling factor ABC transporter permease, with translation MNLVAAHFPQSWLIAAWVLAGALLIRSAVRVPWFKLPQADMTCWFGGVVAVLIAWQMKASLQPGLAFHLIGAAALTLIAGPDRARLGLAVALAADIYDGHGNWASMGLSWLIVAAVPTTLTWQLLRFAQKKMPLNYFTYIFVNSFAAGVLSMWMAGLLTCGLLSLAGAYDFGFLVDEQLPYYFLMGWPEGFTTGIVMTLLVVYFPQWVATFDDALYLQDK, from the coding sequence ATGAACCTTGTCGCCGCCCATTTTCCGCAATCCTGGCTGATTGCCGCCTGGGTGCTTGCCGGCGCGCTGCTGATCCGTTCAGCAGTGCGCGTGCCGTGGTTCAAGCTGCCGCAAGCCGATATGACCTGCTGGTTTGGCGGCGTGGTAGCCGTGCTGATCGCATGGCAAATGAAAGCCAGCCTGCAACCGGGGCTGGCTTTTCATTTGATCGGTGCGGCAGCGCTCACGCTCATTGCCGGGCCGGATCGCGCGCGGCTGGGGCTGGCCGTGGCCCTGGCGGCAGATATCTACGACGGTCACGGCAACTGGGCCAGCATGGGTTTGTCCTGGCTGATCGTCGCCGCCGTCCCCACCACGCTCACCTGGCAATTGCTGCGCTTTGCGCAAAAGAAAATGCCGCTGAACTACTTCACCTATATTTTCGTGAACAGTTTTGCGGCCGGGGTGTTGTCGATGTGGATGGCAGGCTTGCTGACCTGCGGCTTGTTGTCGCTGGCCGGGGCGTATGACTTTGGCTTTCTGGTGGATGAACAACTGCCGTATTACTTCTTGATGGGCTGGCCCGAAGGCTTTACCACCGGCATCGTCATGACCTTGCTGGTGGTGTATTTCCCGCAATGGGTGGCGACGTTTGATGACGCGCTGTACCTGCAGGACAAGTAG
- a CDS encoding hotdog fold domain-containing protein — MARPNALLNMWQKFSGLPAGKWLFSRLVCLKAPYFASISPRFDVLQAGRAQVSIKKRRKVQNHIGTVHAIAMCNMAELAAGTMTDVTIPASHRWIPKGMTVEYVKKAETSLRAIATVEAPADWGTGINLPVQVEVLDTNDQIVLLATVTMWVSAKKA, encoded by the coding sequence ATGGCTCGCCCCAATGCACTTCTGAACATGTGGCAAAAATTCTCCGGCCTGCCGGCTGGCAAGTGGCTGTTTTCGCGGCTGGTTTGCCTGAAGGCGCCGTACTTTGCCTCGATCAGCCCGCGCTTTGATGTGCTGCAAGCGGGCCGCGCCCAGGTCTCCATCAAGAAACGGCGCAAAGTGCAGAACCATATTGGCACCGTGCACGCCATTGCCATGTGCAATATGGCGGAACTGGCCGCTGGCACCATGACGGATGTGACTATTCCCGCCAGCCACCGCTGGATTCCCAAAGGCATGACGGTGGAGTACGTCAAAAAGGCCGAAACCAGCCTGCGCGCCATTGCCACGGTCGAAGCGCCGGCCGATTGGGGCACCGGCATCAACTTGCCCGTGCAGGTAGAAGTGCTCGATACCAATGACCAGATTGTGTTGCTGGCCACGGTTACCATGTGGGTCTCGGCCAAAAAGGCCTGA
- a CDS encoding UxaA family hydrolase, which translates to MSKETDRRLLLIGQEDNCLIVCAPLAAGETVLVEGQSVTLPHAIAIGHKLARSALHTGDKVVRYGAIIGSATRPIAQGEHIHTHNLASDYLPTYTLEEGQSYVHH; encoded by the coding sequence ATGAGCAAAGAGACCGACCGCCGCCTGTTGCTCATCGGCCAGGAAGACAACTGCCTGATCGTCTGCGCCCCGCTGGCCGCCGGTGAAACCGTGCTGGTCGAAGGCCAGAGCGTGACGTTGCCGCACGCCATTGCCATTGGTCACAAGCTGGCGCGTAGCGCGCTGCACACCGGCGACAAGGTGGTGCGTTACGGCGCCATCATCGGTAGCGCCACCCGGCCGATTGCCCAGGGCGAACATATTCACACGCACAACCTGGCCAGCGATTACCTGCCCACCTACACGCTTGAGGAAGGTCAGAGTTATGTCCACCACTGA
- a CDS encoding NAD-dependent protein deacylase, with translation MEPLDHLARLIQNASHIAVLSGAGMSTESGIPDFRSANGLFTQNRSFAEVVSIDYFLDCPDGFWDAFRDIFKLKLAGQYEPNAGHRFLAWLEQQGKRVSVLTQNIDGLHHKAGSTEVLEMHGSLMGASCLSCGTQHDLAWVQQHAVPHCRRCNEVIKPDVVLYGEAVPLIERAFDLAVNADLVLVMGSSLEVGPVNMIPVEAARYNVPCALINLSDTRLDRFFEVIIRAPIGETCLALQTQLGAE, from the coding sequence ATGGAACCGCTTGATCACCTTGCCCGCCTTATCCAGAACGCCAGTCACATTGCCGTGTTGTCCGGAGCCGGGATGAGCACCGAATCGGGCATTCCGGATTTTCGCTCCGCCAATGGCCTGTTCACCCAGAACCGCAGCTTTGCCGAGGTGGTATCGATTGATTACTTCCTGGATTGCCCGGACGGTTTCTGGGATGCGTTCCGCGATATCTTCAAGCTCAAACTGGCTGGCCAGTACGAACCCAACGCCGGCCACCGTTTTCTGGCCTGGCTAGAGCAACAAGGCAAACGCGTCAGCGTGCTCACCCAGAATATCGATGGCCTGCATCACAAGGCCGGCAGCACCGAAGTGCTGGAAATGCACGGCAGCCTGATGGGCGCCAGTTGCCTCTCTTGCGGTACGCAGCATGATCTGGCCTGGGTGCAGCAACATGCCGTGCCGCATTGCCGCCGTTGCAACGAAGTGATCAAGCCGGACGTGGTGCTGTATGGCGAAGCCGTGCCGCTGATCGAGCGCGCGTTTGATCTGGCGGTGAATGCCGATCTGGTGCTGGTCATGGGTTCATCGCTGGAAGTCGGCCCGGTGAACATGATTCCGGTAGAGGCGGCGCGCTATAACGTGCCGTGCGCGCTGATCAACCTGTCTGATACCCGGCTGGACCGCTTCTTTGAAGTGATTATCCGCGCGCCAATCGGGGAGACTTGCCTGGCACTGCAGACGCAACTGGGCGCGGAGTGA
- a CDS encoding DUF1415 domain-containing protein → MIDSQRILDDTRRWLERAIIGLNLCPFAKAVHVKQQIRYVISAATDADAAEGDLELALLELNDADPAVVDTTLLIFPQLFADFLDFNDFIHQADALVDMMGFRGKYQLASFHPQYQFAGTGADDIENYTNRAPYPILHLIREASIERAVAAFPDASVIFERNMETMRRIGLEGWQKLMREG, encoded by the coding sequence ATGATCGACTCTCAACGCATTCTTGATGACACCCGCCGCTGGCTGGAACGCGCCATCATCGGCCTGAACCTGTGCCCGTTTGCCAAGGCCGTGCATGTCAAACAGCAGATCCGCTACGTCATCAGTGCAGCGACGGATGCTGACGCGGCGGAAGGGGATCTGGAACTGGCGCTGCTGGAACTGAACGACGCTGACCCAGCCGTGGTCGATACCACGCTCTTGATCTTCCCGCAGCTATTTGCCGACTTTCTGGACTTTAACGATTTCATTCACCAGGCCGACGCGCTGGTCGACATGATGGGTTTCAGAGGCAAGTACCAACTGGCCAGTTTTCACCCGCAATACCAGTTTGCCGGCACCGGTGCAGATGACATTGAGAACTACACCAACCGCGCGCCATATCCGATTCTGCATCTGATCCGCGAGGCCAGCATTGAACGCGCTGTGGCCGCGTTTCCGGATGCGTCGGTGATCTTTGAGCGCAATATGGAGACCATGCGGCGGATCGGGCTGGAAGGATGGCAGAAGTTGATGCGTGAGGGGTAA
- a CDS encoding ABC transporter ATP-binding protein yields the protein MASVTLHQVKKSYGDTDIIHGVDLAIADGEFVVLVGPSGCGKSTLLRMLAGLEDISGGQIRIGNRVVNGLPPRDRDIAMVFQNYALYPHMTVGENMTFALRLKKQPEDEIRRRLDQAATMLGLAHLLERFPRQLSGGQRQRVAMGRAIVRDPQVFLFDEPLSNLDAKLRVQMRADIKALHQQLKTTSVYVTHDQIEAMTMADRIVVLHDGLIEQVGTPLALYDNPANKFVAGFIGSPAMNFLPGALRHVAGGTVIDLEDGQHWQVSAQEVGAVGQKVWLGLRPEHLQVVEGHGLNATIRVVEPTGADTHLIMKLGQTELCATVRDRINAQSGQTLQLAPMPGKAYLFDHATEARIALTTPAATPEVVQ from the coding sequence ATGGCTTCTGTAACACTGCATCAGGTCAAGAAAAGCTACGGCGACACGGACATCATCCACGGCGTGGATCTGGCTATTGCCGATGGCGAGTTCGTGGTGCTGGTCGGGCCGTCCGGCTGCGGCAAGTCTACCTTGTTGCGCATGCTGGCCGGGCTGGAGGATATCTCTGGCGGGCAGATCCGGATTGGCAACCGCGTGGTCAACGGCTTGCCGCCGCGCGATCGTGACATCGCCATGGTGTTCCAGAACTACGCGCTTTACCCGCACATGACGGTGGGCGAGAACATGACGTTTGCGCTGCGCCTGAAAAAGCAGCCAGAAGATGAAATCCGCCGCCGGCTGGACCAGGCCGCCACCATGCTGGGACTGGCGCATTTGCTGGAACGCTTTCCGCGCCAGCTCTCCGGCGGCCAGCGCCAGCGCGTGGCAATGGGCCGGGCCATTGTGCGTGATCCGCAGGTGTTTTTGTTTGACGAGCCGTTATCGAACCTGGACGCCAAATTGCGTGTGCAGATGCGGGCGGATATCAAGGCCTTGCATCAGCAACTGAAAACCACCTCGGTCTACGTCACGCATGATCAGATCGAAGCCATGACCATGGCCGACCGCATTGTGGTGCTGCATGACGGCCTGATTGAACAAGTCGGCACGCCGCTGGCCTTGTACGACAATCCGGCCAACAAGTTTGTCGCGGGGTTTATTGGCTCGCCCGCCATGAATTTCTTGCCGGGCGCGTTGCGTCATGTTGCCGGTGGCACGGTGATTGATCTGGAAGATGGCCAGCACTGGCAAGTCAGCGCTCAGGAAGTCGGCGCGGTGGGCCAGAAAGTATGGCTGGGATTGCGGCCAGAGCATCTGCAGGTGGTGGAGGGGCATGGCCTGAATGCCACCATCCGCGTGGTCGAGCCCACCGGGGCCGATACGCATCTGATCATGAAACTGGGCCAGACCGAACTCTGCGCCACCGTGCGCGACCGTATCAACGCGCAGTCCGGCCAGACCCTGCAACTGGCGCCCATGCCGGGCAAGGCTTATCTGTTTGATCACGCCACCGAGGCGCGCATTGCGCTGACTACCCCTGCCGCCACGCCGGAGGTGGTGCAATGA
- a CDS encoding alpha/beta hydrolase yields MNSPRKAPTFETISINGPAGKLECLKLESALPETRGIALVAHPNPLEGGTFTNKIVTTLAKTLSRLGYVAYCPNLRGVGNSEGEHAYGKEEPDDMAAVLAQARAENPGVSGLVLSGFSFGTYVQSQFRQRLSDDEVEGMILIGPSVTRQAFPNVPADTIIIHGEQDEVVDLHRVFDWARPQQLPVIVVPGVGHFFHGRLTQLADLVDREWRIRLL; encoded by the coding sequence ATGAACAGCCCCCGCAAAGCCCCCACCTTTGAAACCATCAGCATCAACGGCCCGGCCGGCAAACTCGAATGCCTCAAGCTTGAATCCGCCCTGCCCGAGACCCGTGGTATTGCGCTGGTTGCCCACCCCAATCCGCTCGAAGGCGGCACCTTTACCAACAAGATTGTCACCACGCTGGCCAAAACTCTCTCTCGCCTGGGTTACGTGGCGTACTGCCCTAACCTGCGCGGCGTCGGCAACTCGGAAGGCGAACATGCTTACGGCAAGGAAGAGCCCGACGACATGGCCGCCGTGCTGGCCCAGGCCCGTGCAGAAAACCCCGGCGTGAGCGGCCTTGTGCTGTCAGGGTTTTCGTTCGGCACGTATGTGCAATCGCAATTTCGCCAGCGCCTCTCTGATGATGAAGTTGAAGGCATGATCCTGATCGGCCCTTCGGTTACCCGCCAGGCGTTCCCCAATGTGCCGGCCGATACCATCATCATTCATGGTGAACAGGACGAAGTGGTCGACCTGCACCGCGTTTTCGACTGGGCGCGGCCACAGCAACTGCCGGTCATTGTTGTGCCCGGCGTGGGGCATTTTTTCCATGGCCGGCTGACGCAACTGGCAGATCTGGTTGATCGCGAATGGCGCATCCGGCTGCTGTAA
- a CDS encoding NUDIX hydrolase, with product MSDVIHVATLAVIRAGLVLCVRKRGTQRFMLPGGKPEAGETAIACLTREIFEELQCTVQTASLRAIGQFEGVAANEAGRRVRADVFVGEITGPLQLAAEIEEYRWLPLAGPFDVPLAPLLAEGPLLDVLRAAA from the coding sequence ATGTCTGATGTGATTCATGTCGCCACGCTGGCCGTGATCCGCGCTGGCCTGGTGTTGTGCGTACGCAAGCGCGGTACGCAGCGCTTCATGCTGCCAGGCGGCAAGCCCGAAGCCGGCGAGACCGCTATCGCTTGCCTGACGCGCGAGATTTTCGAAGAACTGCAATGCACGGTGCAGACCGCCAGCCTGCGCGCCATTGGCCAGTTTGAAGGCGTGGCCGCCAATGAAGCCGGCCGGCGCGTACGGGCCGATGTCTTTGTGGGCGAAATCACCGGCCCGCTGCAACTGGCCGCAGAAATCGAAGAATACCGCTGGCTGCCCCTGGCCGGCCCGTTCGACGTACCGCTGGCGCCCTTGCTGGCAGAAGGCCCCTTGCTGGACGTGCTGCGCGCCGCCGCCTGA
- a CDS encoding UxaA family hydrolase produces the protein MSTTEPNAPLQGWLRSDGRKGIRNVVAVAYLVECAHFVASEITRHFRDQPVHLIGFPGCYPNAYADKVMRQLATHPNVGAVLLVSLGCESFDKRGLESHIAQTDRPVHTLTIQDKGGTRSTIAQGVEWVQWAVEQLAEQARVPMRWDELVVATICGGSDGTSGITANPAVGRAFDRLIDAGAACIFEETGELVGCEFHMKRRAATPELGDEIVRTVAKAARYYATLGHGSFAPGNADGGLTTQEEKSLGAYAKSGDSEIAGLIKPGDVPPTGGLYLLDVVPDGEVRFGFPNISDNAEIVELMACGAHVTLFTTGRGSVVGSAIAPVIKICANPQTYARLAEDMDVNAGRLLNGEATLDELGAEIVGLVHEVANGAPSKSEALGHQEFILTYKQFEPLGPACLPVRGV, from the coding sequence ATGTCCACCACTGAACCCAACGCCCCTTTGCAAGGCTGGCTGCGCAGCGACGGCCGCAAGGGCATCCGCAATGTGGTGGCCGTGGCTTACCTGGTGGAATGCGCCCATTTTGTCGCCAGCGAGATCACCCGGCATTTTCGTGACCAGCCGGTGCATCTGATCGGTTTTCCGGGCTGTTATCCCAACGCCTATGCCGACAAGGTCATGCGCCAGCTGGCCACGCACCCCAATGTCGGCGCCGTGTTGCTGGTGTCGCTGGGGTGCGAGAGCTTTGACAAGCGCGGTCTGGAAAGCCATATCGCGCAGACTGATCGCCCGGTCCACACGCTTACCATTCAGGACAAAGGCGGCACCCGCAGCACCATTGCCCAGGGCGTGGAATGGGTGCAATGGGCCGTCGAGCAACTGGCAGAACAGGCGCGTGTGCCGATGCGCTGGGATGAACTGGTGGTCGCCACCATTTGCGGTGGCTCTGACGGCACCAGCGGCATCACCGCAAACCCCGCGGTCGGCCGGGCGTTTGACCGGCTGATTGATGCAGGCGCGGCCTGTATTTTTGAAGAAACCGGCGAACTGGTTGGCTGCGAATTTCACATGAAACGCCGCGCCGCCACGCCGGAACTGGGCGACGAGATCGTCCGCACCGTGGCCAAGGCCGCGCGTTACTACGCCACGCTGGGCCACGGCAGTTTTGCGCCAGGCAATGCCGATGGCGGCCTGACCACGCAAGAAGAAAAGTCTTTGGGCGCGTATGCCAAAAGCGGTGACTCAGAGATCGCCGGCCTGATCAAACCGGGCGATGTGCCCCCCACCGGCGGGCTGTATCTGCTGGATGTGGTGCCTGATGGCGAGGTGCGCTTCGGCTTTCCCAATATCTCTGACAACGCCGAGATCGTGGAGCTGATGGCTTGCGGTGCGCACGTCACCCTGTTTACTACCGGGCGCGGTTCGGTGGTGGGTTCTGCCATCGCCCCGGTCATCAAGATTTGCGCCAATCCACAGACGTATGCGCGGCTGGCGGAAGACATGGATGTGAACGCCGGCCGTTTGCTGAACGGCGAGGCCACGCTGGATGAACTGGGTGCGGAAATTGTCGGGCTGGTGCATGAGGTGGCCAACGGGGCGCCGAGCAAGTCTGAGGCACTGGGTCATCAGGAGTTTATTTTGACTTACAAGCAGTTTGAGCCGTTGGGGCCGGCGTGTTTGCCGGTGCGGGGTGTTTGA
- a CDS encoding DUF1501 domain-containing protein, translating into MTDRHDDVQADRRRLLQWLGAGAAASTLTWSGKLFAAASNTDTRFLLVFLRGGYDANSLLVPVNSADYYSVRPNIAISKTDALALSNDWGLHPALKDSLYPLWQRSEIAFVPFAGTDDLTRSHFETQDSIELGQPTSGHRNYQSGFMNRLAQQIQGVPAISFTGTLPVCCTGPVNIPNVALQDANRAPFDERQSKLLAAMYDNHPLGAQVKEGLNLRQGVARMLQDEMTAANRGAVSTRGFEDQARRMGRLMREQYRLGFVDVGGWDTHVNQGNANGALANNLNSLGKGLAAFAQESGEAWNKTVVVVVSEFGRTFRENGNKGTDHGHGSVYWVLGGGIHGGQIAGEQQEVSIPKLFQNRDWPVLNDYRAMLGGMFTHMYGFNSQQLEAVFPGVKPVDLKLV; encoded by the coding sequence ATGACTGACCGGCATGATGATGTCCAGGCAGACCGCCGCCGCTTGCTGCAATGGCTGGGCGCAGGTGCGGCCGCCAGTACGCTGACGTGGTCGGGCAAGCTCTTTGCCGCGGCCAGCAATACCGACACGCGCTTTTTGCTGGTGTTTCTGCGCGGCGGTTATGACGCCAACAGCCTGCTGGTGCCGGTCAACAGCGCGGATTACTACAGCGTGCGCCCCAATATCGCCATCAGCAAAACCGACGCCCTGGCACTAAGCAACGACTGGGGCCTGCACCCGGCGCTGAAAGATTCGCTCTACCCATTGTGGCAACGCTCGGAAATCGCCTTTGTGCCTTTTGCCGGCACCGACGACCTGACCCGCAGTCATTTTGAAACCCAGGACAGCATTGAACTGGGCCAACCCACCAGCGGCCACCGCAATTACCAGAGCGGCTTCATGAACCGTCTGGCCCAGCAAATCCAGGGCGTACCGGCGATCTCTTTCACCGGCACCCTGCCCGTGTGCTGCACCGGCCCGGTGAACATTCCCAACGTGGCCTTGCAAGACGCCAACCGCGCGCCGTTTGACGAGCGCCAGAGCAAACTGCTGGCTGCCATGTATGACAACCACCCGCTGGGCGCGCAAGTCAAAGAAGGGCTGAACCTGCGCCAGGGCGTAGCCAGAATGCTGCAGGATGAAATGACCGCCGCCAATCGTGGCGCAGTCTCTACCCGCGGCTTTGAAGACCAGGCCCGCCGCATGGGCCGGCTGATGCGCGAGCAATACCGCCTGGGGTTTGTGGATGTAGGCGGCTGGGATACCCACGTTAACCAGGGCAACGCCAACGGCGCGCTGGCCAACAACCTCAATAGTCTGGGCAAGGGTCTTGCGGCATTTGCGCAGGAATCTGGCGAGGCCTGGAACAAGACGGTGGTGGTCGTGGTGTCTGAATTTGGCCGCACCTTCCGCGAAAACGGCAACAAAGGCACCGATCACGGTCATGGCAGCGTGTACTGGGTGCTGGGCGGCGGCATTCACGGCGGGCAGATTGCCGGCGAACAGCAAGAGGTCTCGATCCCCAAACTGTTTCAGAACCGCGACTGGCCGGTGCTGAACGACTACCGTGCCATGCTGGGCGGGATGTTTACCCATATGTACGGGTTTAACAGCCAGCAGCTGGAGGCGGTTTTCCCGGGGGTGAAGCCGGTTGATTTGAAGCTGGTTTGA